From a single Leishmania mexicana MHOM/GT/2001/U1103 complete genome, chromosome 7 genomic region:
- a CDS encoding putative ras-related protein rab-14: protein MSHKYIFKYIIIGDMSVGKSCLMHLFTEQRYRKDLPHTIGVDFGTTVVDINGELVKLQMWDTAGQERFRSVTRGYYRGAAGALLVYDISRRSTYAHIGTWLTDARANTGPETVFILVGNKSDLEEEREVSYEEAAQFAAEHNLLFVECSSLNGNNVEEVFLSTARRIHEKVKSGVMSPVDPESGVQLHAAAIPTSTANSGQTGGPVDLKAGASGGVAAAAESSCC, encoded by the coding sequence ATGAGTCACAAGTATATTTTCAAGTACATCATCATCGGTGACATGAGCGTTGGCAAGAGTTGTCTCATGCACCTGTTCACAGAGCAGCGGTACCGCAAGGACCTCCCGCACACTATTGGTGTCGACTTCGGCACCACGGTCGTCGACATCAACGGTGAGCTCGTGAAGCTGCAGATGTGGGACACAGCCGGACAGGAGCGCTTCCGCTCCGTCACACGAGGCTACTACCgcggcgcagccggcgcACTCCTTGTGTATGACATTAGCCGACGATCGACCTACGCTCACATAGGCACCTGGCTGACCGATGCTCGCGCGAACACGGGGCCCGAGACGGTATTCATTCTCGTAGGCAACAAGTCTGacctggaggaggagcgagaggTGTCCTACGAGGAGGCGGCTCAGTTCGCAGCTGAGCATAACCTGCTTTTCGTGGAGTGCAGCTCGCTAAACGGCAACAACGTCGAGGAGGTCTTCCTGTCTACGGCGCGCCGCATTCACGAGAAGGTGAAGAGTGGTGTGATGAGCCCGGTCGATCCGGAGagtggcgtgcagctgcacgcggcCGCCATACCCACCTCGACCGCTAACAGTGGCCAGACTGGGGGTCCAGTCGACTTGAAAGCAGGCGCgagtggcggcgtcgctgcggcggcagagtCGAGCTGCTGCTAG